The following nucleotide sequence is from Pochonia chlamydosporia 170 chromosome 4, whole genome shotgun sequence.
AAACATGCTGCTTAATAAATCCCGCCAACGGCATAACCCACTCCTTCGACACAGGAACATGATGACCACCCGGATGTACCATCTTTGTCGCAAACTCACAACTATCAATCAAAGCCTGACTCCTGCTCTCTTCCACAACCGTATCCAAACTCCCAATATAATGCAAAAATGGCGTCGTAATATGCGGCTTATACAAAAACTGCAACGATTCCGGCGTCGCCCAAAACCCAGAATACGACACCGCAAACTTGGCCGGCTTCCCTCCATTCGCCTCCCTCAGCTTCCGCACCCATTCTCCCGCCGAACCCTCAGGAACAGCGCGCTCTGGTTCCAACGCCGCGGCTATAAGACCCGTCGCAGCGCCGCCCTGACTGAATCCGCAAACGCCATCTACACCACCTGCCTCCCGGATAGCATCTGCAATCGTCTCCATGCCTCTCTCTAGATACCGGTATTCGCCTGAGCCGTCGTCCTTGCGCCACCAGGCCCACGTGTCGGGCTGGTAGTCGTCTTGCTGGTCTGGATTGGGCGTGTAGAAGGGCATGTCTTGCGGTAGGAGGCGGGTAGGGCCAGTGGGATAGATGAGCACGGGGGAGAGAGATAGCGGGGATAGGACTTTTGCGAGGAGTTTTTCTAGGGCGCGGGTTTTGGCGCGGAAGAGGGGCCCGGATTGTGTGTAGCCTGGTGGTGTGAGTATTATGGGAGGACGAGGTGTGCTGAGTTACATACCGTGTAGCATGAGGATCTTGACGTCTGTCTTTGCGTTGGGGTTTTGGGGCGCCTGGGATGGGCTGTTGGAGTCGGTTGATGCGGTCATTGTGCGGGAGATTCTATACGGGGTTGGAATGGGGCGGAGGCGAAATATTCTAGGTCGCGTTATGGTGGTTGAGAGAATGGACATCTATGTATGAGTTTGTGATATAATGCGCGCGGGTTTGAGGTTGTTGAAAAGTCTGGGTGAGTGTGAGTTGGGAGTTGGTGGGTGGATTTGTCACTTCCGAGGATGCGTCAGCCGGCGAACAGGCCGAATACCGAACAACGTTGTTGGTGGGAGTTGAGGACAAATGACCCGGAGTTTGCATTATGGCAACGGTGAATTAGGAAATTGGATAATTTTGAAGACGTATTTGGTTCACTGGTTTG
It contains:
- a CDS encoding serine hydrolase FSH (similar to Metarhizium robertsii ARSEF 23 XP_007817756.1), with protein sequence MTASTDSNSPSQAPQNPNAKTDVKILMLHGYTQSGPLFRAKTRALEKLLAKVLSPLSLSPVLIYPTGPTRLLPQDMPFYTPNPDQQDDYQPDTWAWWRKDDGSGEYRYLERGMETIADAIREAGGVDGVCGFSQGGAATGLIAAALEPERAVPEGSAGEWVRKLREANGGKPAKFAVSYSGFWATPESLQFLYKPHITTPFLHYIGSLDTVVEESRSQALIDSCEFATKMVHPGGHHVPVSKEWVMPLAGFIKQHVYDTAPKAGL